A genomic region of Bdellovibrio sp. GT3 contains the following coding sequences:
- a CDS encoding MBL fold metallo-hydrolase, whose protein sequence is MAIEVKHFFDPATSTITYVVHDPKSRDAVVIDPVWDYDPAASKLSNKSSEAVLAYIKEQNLAPRMILETHVHADHVTGAQFFKERFPEAPLCIGERITTVQKIWRDMYDLDAKTDIQGKVFDRLLKEHEVVQAGTLQFKVFFTPGHTPACSSYLFEDALFTGDALFMPDSGTGRCDFPGGSAKDLYNSITTKIYSLPETTRIFVCHDYQPGGREFMCQTSVGDEKKSNIQLNGTTSEEQYIEFRTKRDATLATPKLLLPSLQINIRAGRLPEADSQGKRFLKIPVID, encoded by the coding sequence ATGGCTATAGAGGTGAAGCATTTCTTTGATCCGGCGACGTCGACGATTACCTATGTCGTGCATGACCCCAAAAGCCGGGACGCCGTGGTGATTGATCCCGTTTGGGACTACGATCCAGCTGCTTCAAAGTTGTCCAATAAGTCATCAGAAGCGGTATTGGCCTATATCAAGGAACAAAATCTTGCCCCGCGCATGATCCTTGAAACCCACGTTCATGCCGATCACGTGACGGGGGCGCAGTTTTTTAAAGAGCGTTTTCCTGAGGCTCCATTGTGTATTGGCGAGCGTATCACGACAGTGCAAAAGATTTGGCGCGATATGTATGATCTGGATGCAAAAACCGACATCCAGGGAAAAGTTTTTGATCGCCTGTTAAAAGAACATGAAGTCGTGCAGGCCGGAACTTTGCAGTTTAAGGTGTTCTTTACCCCGGGACACACGCCTGCGTGTTCGTCTTACCTGTTTGAAGATGCTCTGTTCACTGGCGACGCACTATTTATGCCGGATTCAGGAACAGGCCGTTGTGATTTCCCAGGTGGATCGGCCAAGGATCTGTATAACTCAATCACCACGAAAATCTATTCTTTGCCAGAGACCACGCGCATCTTTGTTTGCCATGACTATCAGCCCGGCGGGCGCGAGTTCATGTGTCAAACATCTGTGGGCGATGAAAAGAAGTCAAATATTCAACTCAATGGCACGACGTCGGAAGAACAGTATATCGAGTTCCGCACTAAACGTGATGCAACTCTGGCGACACCGAAATTGTTGCTGCCAAGTTTGCAGATCAATATACGCGCGGGTCGTTTGCCTGAGGCTGATTCGCAAGGCAAAAGATTTTTAAAGATTCCAGTGATCGACTAG
- a CDS encoding YeeE/YedE family protein, with amino-acid sequence MQESIVMALVGGVIIGVATSLLLVLNGRVAGVSSILNGLLERSPYESEWKWFFVFGMFFAGMVMNQFHPEYFSVDVNRSSLMIMIAGLLVGFGTLMGSGCTSGHGICGVARLSVRSIVATICFMIAGMVMANFLRHVVGL; translated from the coding sequence ATGCAGGAAAGTATTGTGATGGCATTGGTTGGAGGCGTGATTATCGGAGTTGCGACCTCGTTGTTGTTGGTTCTGAACGGCCGCGTGGCTGGTGTCAGCAGTATTTTGAATGGCTTGCTGGAAAGATCCCCTTACGAATCCGAATGGAAGTGGTTCTTTGTTTTTGGGATGTTCTTTGCCGGTATGGTGATGAATCAGTTTCATCCGGAATATTTTTCAGTCGACGTGAATCGCTCATCGCTGATGATCATGATTGCCGGGTTGTTGGTGGGCTTTGGCACCTTGATGGGAAGTGGCTGCACCAGTGGGCATGGTATATGTGGCGTGGCCAGACTGTCGGTGCGCTCCATCGTGGCCACGATTTGTTTTATGATTGCAGGTATGGTCATGGCGAATTTCCTGCGCCACGTTGTGGGGTTGTAA
- a CDS encoding YeeE/YedE family protein, translating into MKRLADIRNWSALLVGVLFAVGLSISGMTQPKKILDFLTFGAGWDPSLLFVMIGAVPVYMITYRLVRGRKTPVLDTQFYIPKKTEITKPLIVGSVIFGFGWGLGGYCPGPGLVSLGTGSVTAIVFVFSMMSGMLIYRMYERWIELRKKN; encoded by the coding sequence ATGAAAAGACTGGCAGATATTCGCAACTGGTCGGCATTGTTGGTGGGAGTTCTATTTGCGGTGGGTTTGTCTATTTCAGGCATGACTCAGCCCAAGAAGATTTTGGATTTCTTAACTTTCGGAGCCGGTTGGGATCCAAGTTTGTTGTTTGTAATGATCGGTGCGGTACCTGTGTACATGATCACCTACCGTTTGGTTCGTGGTCGCAAGACACCGGTTCTTGATACTCAGTTCTATATTCCCAAGAAAACAGAAATCACCAAACCACTTATCGTGGGCAGTGTGATCTTCGGATTTGGTTGGGGACTGGGTGGTTATTGCCCGGGACCTGGCTTGGTTTCATTGGGAACTGGTTCAGTCACCGCAATTGTTTTTGTCTTCAGTATGATGTCAGGAATGTTGATTTATCGCATGTACGAAAGATGGATCGAGCTGCGCAAAAAGAATTGA
- the acs gene encoding acetate--CoA ligase produces the protein MHNEVYPINPSLEKNALITPQKYKDMYSRSVQDPEGFWAQEAERLHWFKKWDKVKNTSFKKPVSIKWFEGGKLNVAYNCIDRHLATKAEKVALIWEADDINTASKKITYKELHQEVCRFSNVLKKMGVKKGDVVTIYMPMILESVYAMLACARIGAVHSVIFGGFAPDSISDRVLDGKSKFIITADSGFRGGKTIPLKDNVDKAVSKAGIVEKVLVVKYSKTDVQMKEGLDVWYHDMVQGVSDQCEAEPMDAEDPLFILYTSGSTGKPKGVLHTTGGYLLWVSVTHQYVFDCQDKDIYWCSADVGWVTGHSYIVYGPLANCATTLFFEGIPNYPTPSRFWQIVEKHKVNLFYTSPTALRSLMREGEKWVKGCDRSSLRILGTVGEPINPEAWVWYYEVVGDSRCPIMDTWWQTETGGFMITPMPGATPLKPGSATLPFFGVQPHLLTPEGGKIDGAGEGVLAIADSWPGQMRTVFGDHKRFEETYFSTYPGYYFTGDGCRRDEDGYYWITGRVDDVINVSGHRLGTAEIESALVANHNVAEAAVVGYPHDIKGQGIYAYVTLKTGITATEELQKELIQTVRKEIGPIATPDLIQWAPRLPKTRSGKIMRRILRKIAENQPDQLGDITTLSEPGVVQELVDNRMNK, from the coding sequence ATGCATAATGAAGTTTATCCTATCAATCCTTCCCTCGAAAAAAACGCGCTGATCACTCCGCAAAAATACAAAGACATGTACTCCCGGTCTGTTCAGGATCCCGAGGGATTCTGGGCGCAGGAGGCCGAGCGCCTGCACTGGTTTAAAAAATGGGACAAAGTTAAAAACACCTCTTTCAAAAAACCAGTCAGTATCAAATGGTTTGAAGGTGGAAAGCTGAATGTGGCCTATAACTGCATTGACCGTCATTTGGCGACCAAGGCAGAAAAGGTTGCATTGATCTGGGAAGCTGATGATATCAACACAGCTTCAAAAAAAATCACTTACAAAGAGCTTCATCAGGAAGTCTGCCGCTTTTCCAACGTTCTTAAAAAAATGGGTGTGAAAAAAGGCGATGTCGTGACCATCTATATGCCGATGATATTGGAGTCCGTGTATGCAATGCTGGCCTGTGCACGCATTGGTGCCGTTCACTCGGTGATCTTTGGGGGCTTTGCGCCGGATTCCATCAGCGACCGCGTGCTGGATGGAAAATCAAAGTTCATTATCACTGCGGATTCCGGTTTCCGGGGTGGCAAAACAATTCCTTTGAAAGACAATGTCGACAAGGCTGTTAGCAAGGCAGGAATTGTTGAAAAAGTTCTGGTCGTAAAATACTCCAAAACAGATGTGCAGATGAAAGAGGGCTTGGACGTCTGGTACCACGATATGGTTCAGGGTGTGAGCGATCAATGTGAAGCCGAGCCCATGGATGCCGAAGATCCATTGTTCATTCTTTATACTTCCGGCTCCACTGGAAAGCCTAAAGGAGTTCTGCACACCACAGGGGGATATCTTTTGTGGGTAAGTGTCACTCACCAATACGTCTTTGATTGTCAGGATAAGGATATTTACTGGTGCTCTGCCGATGTCGGTTGGGTGACGGGGCACAGTTACATCGTCTACGGACCCCTGGCAAACTGTGCGACGACTTTGTTTTTTGAAGGCATTCCGAATTACCCGACACCGTCACGTTTTTGGCAGATCGTTGAAAAGCACAAAGTGAATTTGTTCTACACGTCACCGACAGCTTTGCGCTCGTTGATGCGTGAAGGGGAAAAATGGGTGAAGGGCTGTGATCGTTCTTCGTTAAGGATTTTGGGAACAGTGGGGGAGCCGATCAATCCGGAAGCCTGGGTCTGGTATTACGAAGTGGTTGGCGACAGTCGCTGTCCGATCATGGATACGTGGTGGCAGACTGAAACTGGTGGTTTCATGATCACACCGATGCCTGGTGCCACTCCATTGAAGCCGGGTTCTGCGACGTTGCCTTTCTTTGGTGTGCAGCCTCATTTGCTGACACCAGAAGGTGGAAAAATTGACGGTGCTGGTGAAGGAGTGTTGGCAATCGCCGATTCCTGGCCGGGACAGATGCGCACGGTCTTTGGTGATCACAAGCGCTTCGAAGAAACTTATTTCTCCACATATCCTGGTTACTATTTCACCGGTGACGGATGTCGTCGCGATGAGGATGGCTATTATTGGATCACGGGGCGTGTGGATGACGTGATCAATGTATCGGGTCATCGTTTGGGTACGGCTGAAATTGAGTCTGCTTTGGTGGCAAATCACAATGTGGCAGAAGCTGCAGTCGTGGGGTACCCGCACGATATTAAAGGTCAGGGGATTTACGCTTACGTGACCCTGAAGACCGGAATCACGGCGACTGAGGAACTTCAAAAAGAGCTGATCCAGACAGTTCGTAAAGAAATCGGACCGATTGCGACCCCGGATTTGATTCAGTGGGCGCCTCGTTTGCCGAAGACCCGCTCTGGAAAAATTATGCGTCGTATTTTGCGAAAAATTGCCGAAAATCAACCAGATCAACTAGGCGACATTACGACGCTTTCTGAGCCGGGCGTGGTTCAGGAGCTTGTAGACAACCGCATGAACAAGTGA
- a CDS encoding DUF6580 family putative transport protein — protein sequence MIVLVMMVLGAAFSRIIPHPWNFTAIGAMALFGGAYFNDKKLSMLVPMVALALSDLLLGGFHSTTFFVYAGFALIVMMGWFLTEKKSVARIGGLSLAASSVFFLVSNFGVWIMDGMYAMTFSGLVQCYVAAIPFFGYQVAGDLFFCTVMFGGYELVKKYALEPNGKLA from the coding sequence ATGATTGTACTAGTAATGATGGTTTTGGGCGCGGCATTTTCTCGTATTATTCCGCATCCTTGGAATTTCACAGCTATCGGTGCTATGGCGCTTTTTGGTGGCGCTTATTTCAACGATAAAAAGTTGTCGATGCTGGTGCCGATGGTGGCTTTGGCACTGAGTGATTTGCTGTTGGGTGGTTTTCACTCAACGACATTCTTTGTCTACGCGGGTTTTGCGTTGATCGTGATGATGGGCTGGTTCCTGACTGAGAAAAAATCAGTGGCGCGCATCGGTGGTCTTTCATTGGCGGCAAGTTCTGTGTTCTTCCTGGTTTCAAACTTCGGTGTTTGGATCATGGACGGGATGTATGCAATGACATTCAGTGGTTTGGTTCAATGCTACGTGGCTGCGATTCCATTCTTTGGCTATCAAGTTGCTGGCGACCTATTCTTTTGCACAGTGATGTTTGGTGGTTACGAGCTTGTTAAAAAATACGCTCTTGAACCCAACGGTAAGCTTGCATAA
- a CDS encoding tRNA-dihydrouridine synthase family protein: MSSVKLGLHRPILNGKVNFPLCLAPMVGLTHVALREVMREYLPENAYTIWPTEMLNSRRIPGENLETTPETMRAAHEPGLVPQILGNEEDAIAESVKRLVEWGAEAIDINMGCPVQKALKHNYGVALMGDPGYAAEVVRMTVKNSAVPVSVKLRAVGSTKELDELLAFVGGLRNSGAAWVCLHPRTAAQKRRGWADWEQIKLLHAAVDFPVIGNGDVQTVEDAVLMLKETGCDMAMAGRGLAARPWMLWQLGEELGFAPPSGKEGLKAPRTSEEEGAEYGRVLLKLIERCRHYFGEDLAMRKVRFYVRTTSVWLAFGNALTGVCAKARNVDEMLEGVAKFFAVPHEMSLRTELRQ; encoded by the coding sequence ATGAGTTCTGTAAAGTTGGGTCTGCATAGACCAATTTTAAATGGCAAAGTTAATTTTCCTCTGTGTCTGGCGCCGATGGTGGGGCTGACTCACGTGGCGTTGCGCGAAGTGATGCGCGAATATTTGCCCGAGAATGCCTACACAATCTGGCCGACGGAGATGCTGAACTCACGCCGTATTCCTGGCGAAAATCTGGAAACCACACCCGAAACCATGCGTGCGGCCCATGAGCCGGGCTTGGTGCCACAGATTCTTGGCAATGAAGAGGACGCTATCGCAGAAAGCGTAAAGCGACTTGTTGAATGGGGAGCCGAGGCAATTGATATCAACATGGGCTGCCCCGTACAGAAAGCCCTTAAGCACAACTATGGTGTCGCATTGATGGGGGACCCGGGTTATGCCGCCGAAGTAGTGCGCATGACTGTTAAAAACTCCGCCGTTCCGGTCAGTGTTAAGTTACGTGCGGTAGGTTCCACTAAAGAATTGGATGAGCTTTTGGCCTTTGTCGGTGGATTGCGCAACTCAGGGGCTGCCTGGGTTTGCTTGCATCCAAGAACGGCTGCGCAAAAGCGTCGCGGTTGGGCTGACTGGGAGCAAATCAAACTACTTCATGCGGCCGTGGATTTTCCTGTGATTGGAAATGGCGATGTGCAAACGGTTGAAGATGCCGTCTTGATGTTGAAAGAAACAGGTTGTGACATGGCGATGGCGGGACGTGGTCTTGCGGCTCGTCCGTGGATGCTATGGCAACTGGGCGAGGAGCTGGGCTTTGCTCCTCCTTCCGGCAAAGAGGGGCTGAAGGCTCCTCGCACTTCCGAAGAGGAAGGTGCTGAATACGGTCGCGTGCTTTTGAAACTTATCGAACGCTGCCGTCACTATTTTGGCGAGGACCTGGCCATGAGAAAAGTGCGTTTCTATGTGCGCACCACCAGCGTGTGGTTGGCATTTGGTAACGCCTTAACCGGTGTGTGTGCCAAAGCCCGCAATGTGGATGAGATGCTTGAAGGTGTTGCAAAATTTTTTGCGGTTCCCCACGAAATGTCCCTGCGCACAGAGCTTCGTCAGTAG
- a CDS encoding class I SAM-dependent methyltransferase, with protein sequence MKCLLCDNPNSARFKVVKKPERSYYHCESCDLIFMAPEERMTAVEEKARYDFHQNEDQAGYRAFLTPLMKDVEEFASKSGKTNKEIHLLDYGCGPTAFLGACFVAKDFQVTNYDLYYQPDQDALRKSYFVVTSTEVWEHLHTPKIDIEQQLRMLKPGGILAVMTSAHKGEAHFHDWHYRRDLTHVSFFSEKTMAFVAQKYNLKIVKAKSPYWVFKK encoded by the coding sequence ATGAAGTGCCTACTCTGCGACAATCCCAATTCAGCCCGCTTCAAGGTCGTGAAAAAACCTGAGCGAAGTTATTATCACTGCGAAAGCTGTGATTTGATCTTTATGGCACCTGAAGAGCGCATGACGGCAGTTGAAGAAAAAGCGCGCTACGATTTTCACCAAAACGAGGATCAGGCCGGTTATCGCGCGTTTTTGACGCCTCTTATGAAGGACGTCGAAGAATTCGCCAGCAAATCCGGAAAAACCAATAAAGAGATTCACCTTTTGGATTATGGTTGTGGACCTACCGCATTTCTGGGTGCCTGCTTTGTGGCGAAGGATTTCCAGGTCACAAATTATGACCTGTATTATCAACCCGATCAGGATGCTTTAAGAAAGTCCTATTTCGTAGTGACCAGCACCGAAGTTTGGGAACATCTGCACACTCCCAAAATAGATATCGAACAGCAACTGCGCATGCTAAAACCCGGCGGAATTTTGGCAGTGATGACCTCTGCCCACAAAGGCGAAGCGCATTTCCATGATTGGCATTATCGCCGCGACCTGACTCATGTCTCTTTCTTTTCTGAAAAGACCATGGCCTTTGTTGCGCAGAAATATAATCTGAAAATTGTAAAAGCAAAAAGCCCTTATTGGGTCTTTAAAAAATAG
- a CDS encoding glutaredoxin domain-containing protein yields the protein MAKVIMYKKNPCPYCDRAITFMNNKGMKYEVIDLTDKPEEIDRIKNETGWRTVPIILINGKLIGGYTDLKALDEEGKLDQLLKE from the coding sequence ATGGCTAAAGTTATAATGTACAAGAAAAATCCGTGTCCGTACTGTGATCGTGCAATCACTTTCATGAACAACAAAGGTATGAAGTACGAGGTCATTGATTTGACCGACAAACCTGAGGAAATTGATCGTATCAAGAATGAAACGGGCTGGAGAACAGTGCCAATCATCCTGATCAACGGAAAGTTGATCGGCGGTTATACGGATCTAAAAGCTCTGGATGAAGAGGGAAAACTGGATCAACTCCTAAAGGAGTAG
- a CDS encoding TSUP family transporter, which produces MDLAPHTYFILFAVGVIAGTVDSIAGGGGLITVPALLSAGLPPAMALGTNKLQSTFGSFSAAFYHFRRKTFDIRKMKALILFTFLGSALGTFLIQNIDGSFLGKAIPFMLMGFAVYFSLSPRLGDVDQHQRLPYAAFSIAMGTLIGFYDGFFGPGTGSFWALAFVSLLGFNLSKATAHSKVLNFVSNITALFVFLVGGKIVWSVGLTMGLGQFIGARIGSHLVIKKGTRLIKPLLIAVSVIMSIKLLL; this is translated from the coding sequence ATGGATCTTGCCCCACATACCTATTTCATTTTGTTCGCAGTCGGAGTTATTGCCGGCACGGTTGATTCGATTGCAGGTGGTGGCGGTTTGATTACGGTGCCAGCTTTACTCAGTGCAGGTCTTCCTCCGGCGATGGCTTTGGGCACCAATAAACTGCAAAGCACCTTTGGCAGTTTTTCTGCGGCATTCTATCACTTCCGACGAAAAACTTTTGATATCAGAAAAATGAAAGCGCTGATTCTATTTACATTCCTGGGTAGCGCCCTGGGTACTTTTTTGATTCAAAACATTGATGGATCATTTTTAGGAAAAGCCATTCCGTTCATGTTGATGGGCTTTGCGGTTTACTTTAGTCTTTCACCGCGCCTGGGTGATGTCGATCAACATCAGCGACTCCCCTACGCTGCTTTTTCAATCGCCATGGGAACATTGATTGGATTCTATGACGGATTTTTTGGCCCGGGCACGGGATCATTCTGGGCCTTGGCTTTTGTAAGCCTTTTGGGATTTAATTTGTCCAAAGCCACAGCCCACAGCAAAGTTTTGAATTTCGTCTCTAACATCACGGCGTTGTTTGTTTTTTTAGTCGGCGGGAAAATTGTCTGGTCGGTGGGATTAACTATGGGATTGGGACAATTTATCGGAGCCAGAATTGGCTCTCATCTGGTCATAAAAAAAGGGACTCGTTTAATCAAGCCCCTGTTAATTGCAGTTTCTGTCATCATGTCGATCAAACTACTCCTTTAG
- a CDS encoding TolC family protein codes for MPFYRKCIILISATTWAVLAQAQQSLSFSQALDMVKKNNSDLQYSEEIFKASEYNIRSNQSGYYPQLSAGLGYAQSGASDDTSSTSSGGAYSATVSASQNLFRGFLDSAKVDQARGQSRVAVASLRTTRSQVSYDLKSAYASAIYARDSIKISEDIVKRRSDNLRIVQLRFESGRENKGSLLLSQANFKQAQLDSQKANNAQETSQADLKKVIGLDTEETVTIGEDIPLREPTGKEPDFKSIATLTPDRQTYEAQVDVSEASLKSSRSGFFPSLDLSASIGDYGQSFYPNTQDRWTLGATFTLPLFNGGRDYYATKSSASQLYAAKSNLAGIDRTLLSTLKKAYTTYVESVSQLAVNDAFVQAARTRADIARAKYNNGLMSFEDWDNIETDLITKTKQYLSSKRDRIVAEAAWERAQGVGALL; via the coding sequence ATGCCTTTTTATAGAAAGTGTATAATTCTAATATCCGCAACAACCTGGGCGGTGTTGGCACAGGCGCAGCAATCCCTGAGTTTTTCGCAGGCGCTGGATATGGTTAAAAAGAACAATTCCGATCTGCAGTATTCAGAGGAAATATTTAAGGCCAGCGAATACAATATTCGCAGCAATCAAAGTGGATACTATCCACAGCTTTCAGCGGGACTGGGCTACGCGCAGTCAGGTGCTTCAGATGATACCTCCTCCACGAGTTCTGGCGGGGCTTATTCGGCAACAGTCAGTGCCTCGCAAAATCTGTTTCGCGGTTTCTTGGATTCAGCCAAAGTCGATCAGGCTCGCGGACAATCGCGCGTGGCAGTGGCTTCCTTGCGCACCACGCGCTCCCAAGTGAGTTATGATTTGAAGTCCGCCTATGCGTCGGCAATTTATGCACGGGATTCCATAAAAATCTCTGAGGACATTGTGAAACGTCGTAGCGACAACTTGCGTATTGTGCAGCTGCGCTTTGAAAGTGGCCGCGAAAACAAAGGCTCTTTGCTTTTGTCACAGGCAAACTTCAAGCAAGCGCAATTGGACAGTCAGAAAGCCAATAATGCCCAGGAGACCAGCCAGGCGGATCTAAAGAAGGTCATTGGCCTTGATACAGAGGAAACCGTCACCATTGGCGAGGATATCCCGCTGCGTGAACCGACTGGTAAAGAGCCGGATTTCAAATCCATTGCGACGTTAACTCCGGATCGCCAGACCTATGAGGCACAAGTCGACGTCAGCGAGGCTTCTTTGAAAAGTTCTCGATCAGGATTTTTCCCAAGTCTTGATTTGTCGGCGTCTATTGGTGATTACGGTCAAAGCTTTTATCCAAACACTCAGGATCGTTGGACCCTGGGGGCCACGTTCACTTTGCCGTTGTTTAATGGCGGTCGTGATTACTATGCGACAAAAAGCTCGGCCTCTCAGCTTTATGCGGCTAAAAGCAATCTTGCCGGAATTGATCGCACTCTTTTATCCACATTGAAAAAGGCCTATACGACTTACGTTGAATCGGTGTCGCAGCTTGCGGTGAATGATGCTTTTGTTCAGGCGGCAAGAACGCGTGCTGATATTGCCCGGGCCAAATACAATAACGGTCTGATGTCCTTCGAAGACTGGGATAATATTGAAACGGATCTGATCACTAAAACCAAACAGTATTTAAGCTCAAAAAGAGACCGTATCGTTGCTGAGGCAGCATGGGAAAGAGCGCAAGGCGTGGGAGCACTGCTATGA
- a CDS encoding efflux RND transporter periplasmic adaptor subunit, whose translation MKNLFKKKLTWIILTVLVIGSGSYYVWDQNRKNEVTYSKFPLTIGNIEVTILATGTVQPENRLEIKAPVAGRMDKVLVKEGQKVFRGQVIAMMSSTERAAMLDAARAKGAEEVKRWEELYLATPIMAPISGTIILRNVEQGQTFTTTDAIFTMSDRLTVKAQVDETDISQIRLKEKAEIVLDAYPGEKIQATADQIAFDSKTVNSVTTYIVDALPDGKPPEFMRSGMTANVTFYVKNKKDILVVASEALRVQNGLTYLNLQGPDGKPVNQEVKVGITDGRQTEILEGAKEGDVALVQDVKLSDSKQGGSNPFSPFGNRGQNKKRSGPPK comes from the coding sequence ATGAAGAACTTGTTTAAGAAAAAACTCACGTGGATCATTTTGACTGTCTTGGTGATTGGTAGCGGCAGCTATTACGTCTGGGATCAAAACCGAAAAAATGAAGTCACTTACAGCAAATTTCCGCTGACGATTGGAAACATCGAAGTCACTATCCTGGCAACGGGAACAGTGCAGCCGGAAAACAGACTGGAAATCAAAGCACCCGTAGCCGGGCGCATGGACAAGGTTCTGGTGAAGGAAGGTCAGAAGGTTTTCCGCGGGCAAGTTATCGCCATGATGAGTTCCACCGAGCGTGCGGCAATGCTGGATGCAGCCCGCGCCAAAGGGGCCGAGGAAGTGAAACGCTGGGAAGAGCTTTATCTGGCAACACCGATCATGGCGCCTATTTCTGGGACGATCATTCTTAGAAATGTCGAGCAGGGGCAGACCTTCACAACCACGGATGCGATTTTCACTATGTCCGACCGTTTAACCGTAAAAGCCCAGGTGGACGAAACCGATATATCGCAAATCAGACTAAAAGAAAAAGCTGAGATCGTATTGGATGCCTATCCCGGTGAAAAGATCCAGGCTACAGCGGATCAGATCGCATTTGATTCAAAGACCGTCAATAGCGTGACGACTTATATCGTGGATGCTTTGCCCGATGGTAAACCACCCGAGTTCATGCGCAGTGGGATGACCGCGAATGTGACGTTCTATGTGAAAAATAAAAAAGACATTCTGGTCGTCGCAAGCGAAGCCCTACGAGTGCAAAATGGTCTGACTTATTTGAATTTGCAAGGTCCTGATGGAAAACCTGTGAATCAGGAAGTAAAAGTGGGAATCACCGATGGCCGCCAGACCGAAATTCTGGAAGGTGCCAAAGAGGGCGATGTGGCCTTGGTGCAAGATGTGAAACTTTCAGATTCAAAACAGGGCGGCTCAAATCCGTTTTCACCCTTTGGCAATCGTGGGCAAAACAAAAAAAGATCCGGGCCACCTAAATAG